Proteins from a genomic interval of Caulobacter rhizosphaerae:
- a CDS encoding ABC transporter ATP-binding protein gives MSAADLAVDVRGLDKSYGDKHVVQDLTIQVGAGKITGFLGPNGSGKTTTLRMLCGLLTPDDGEGTVLGLDFRRRAEAVKRQTGYMTQKFSLYEDLSIRENLDFTARIYGLDRRRERVDEALDRLGLANRQKQLAGSLSGGWKQRLALAACVLHEPRLLLLDEPTAGVDPQARREFWDEIHALSAEGLTVMVSTHYMDEAERCHDIAYIAYGKLMARGTLGEVIGQSGLTTFRAEGPGADRLGRELARAPGVAMAAPFGAALHVSGQDRAALEAAIAPYRKPPLTWTEVSPTLEDVFIQLMASSKDNFQ, from the coding sequence GTGAGCGCCGCCGACCTGGCCGTCGACGTGCGCGGCCTGGACAAGTCGTACGGCGACAAGCATGTGGTCCAGGACCTGACCATCCAGGTGGGGGCGGGCAAGATCACTGGCTTCCTGGGCCCCAACGGCTCGGGCAAGACCACCACCCTGCGCATGCTGTGCGGCCTGCTGACCCCGGACGACGGCGAGGGGACGGTGCTGGGCCTGGACTTTCGGCGGCGCGCCGAAGCGGTCAAGCGCCAGACCGGCTACATGACCCAGAAGTTCTCGCTCTACGAGGACCTGTCGATCCGCGAGAACCTGGACTTCACGGCCCGGATCTACGGCCTGGACCGCCGTCGGGAGCGGGTGGACGAAGCCCTGGACCGCCTGGGCCTGGCCAACCGCCAGAAACAGCTGGCCGGCAGCCTGTCCGGCGGCTGGAAGCAGCGCCTGGCCCTGGCCGCCTGCGTGCTGCACGAGCCGCGCCTGCTGCTGCTGGACGAACCCACGGCGGGCGTGGACCCCCAGGCAAGAAGGGAGTTCTGGGATGAGATCCACGCCCTGTCGGCCGAGGGCCTGACCGTCATGGTCTCGACCCACTACATGGACGAGGCCGAGCGCTGCCACGACATCGCCTACATCGCCTATGGCAAGCTGATGGCGCGCGGCACCCTGGGCGAGGTGATCGGCCAATCGGGCCTGACGACCTTCCGGGCAGAGGGGCCCGGCGCCGATCGCCTGGGCCGCGAGCTGGCCAGGGCGCCGGGCGTGGCCATGGCCGCGCCGTTCGGCGCCGCCCTGCACGTCAGCGGCCAGGACCGCGCGGCGCTGGAGGCGGCCATCGCCCCCTATCGCAAGCCGCCGCTGACCTGGACCGAGGTCTCGCCCACCCTCGAGGACGTGTTCATCCAGCTGATGGCCTCGTCGAAGGACAACTTCCAATGA
- a CDS encoding OmpA family protein — protein sequence MKLQLLAGVALAAVFAAGAASAQETGWYGAVDLGYHWPEGINTESEQNVRDGAPAHWTWATDNDWAGFVRLGYQFNPNWRAEVEGGYRPGDLLSVRGNPVRQQPIGLCTPGVTRTTAAPNCGSPSGSIDSWSLMVNVLYDFAPDSWINPFLGAGVGINRLDVSALGQYSGVGPVTATNPAIQNLTADDDDIAVAWQAIAGASIKATDKLKVDVTYRWFATQDHAWQTTSSGPINPGTFEGQYKDQSLTVGLRYSFAAPPPPPPPPPPPPPPPPPPPPPPPPPPPPVAQYEAREFIVYFPFDQYVLTPEAQSVVSEAANYATSGKATKLVVVGHTDTSGSPKYNAKLSERRAKAVADALVGAGVAADTLAVDWKGESAPAVATGDGVKEPLNRRSTISINF from the coding sequence ATGAAACTTCAACTCCTGGCGGGGGTGGCTCTGGCCGCGGTGTTCGCCGCTGGCGCCGCTTCGGCCCAAGAGACCGGCTGGTACGGCGCGGTCGACCTTGGCTACCACTGGCCCGAGGGCATCAATACCGAATCCGAGCAGAACGTGCGGGACGGCGCCCCGGCGCACTGGACCTGGGCGACGGATAACGACTGGGCCGGCTTCGTCCGCCTGGGCTACCAGTTCAACCCGAACTGGCGCGCCGAAGTCGAGGGCGGCTATCGCCCCGGCGACCTGCTCAGCGTCCGTGGCAACCCGGTCCGTCAGCAGCCGATCGGCCTCTGCACCCCCGGCGTGACCCGCACCACGGCCGCCCCGAACTGCGGCAGCCCGTCGGGCTCGATCGATTCCTGGTCGCTGATGGTCAACGTCCTGTACGATTTCGCGCCGGACTCGTGGATCAACCCGTTCCTGGGCGCCGGTGTCGGCATCAACCGCCTGGACGTCAGCGCGCTGGGTCAATACAGCGGCGTCGGCCCGGTCACCGCGACCAACCCGGCGATCCAGAACCTGACCGCCGACGACGACGACATCGCCGTCGCCTGGCAAGCTATCGCCGGCGCCTCGATCAAGGCGACCGACAAGCTGAAGGTCGACGTGACCTACCGCTGGTTCGCGACCCAGGATCATGCCTGGCAGACCACCAGCTCGGGCCCGATCAACCCCGGCACGTTCGAGGGCCAGTACAAGGACCAGTCGCTGACCGTCGGTCTGCGGTACTCCTTCGCCGCCCCGCCGCCGCCGCCGCCTCCCCCGCCGCCGCCGCCCCCGCCGCCTCCCCCGCCGCCTCCGCCTCCGCCCCCGCCGCCTCCGCCGGTGGCGCAGTACGAAGCGCGCGAATTCATCGTCTACTTCCCGTTCGATCAGTACGTGCTGACGCCGGAAGCCCAGTCGGTGGTTTCGGAAGCTGCGAACTACGCGACCTCGGGCAAGGCCACCAAGCTGGTGGTTGTCGGTCACACCGACACCTCGGGTTCGCCGAAGTACAACGCCAAGCTCTCGGAGCGTCGTGCGAAGGCCGTGGCTGACGCCCTGGTCGGCGCCGGTGTCGCCGCTGACACCCTGGCCGTTGACTGGAAGGGCGAAAGCGCCCCCGCCGTCGCCACCGGCGACGGTGTGAAGGAACCGCTGAACCGCCGTTCCACGATCTCGATCAACTTCTAA
- a CDS encoding ABC transporter permease — protein MDAKPSDPAAPVDRGLSLNRILAVLTKEFIQLTRDRLTYAMILVMPIVQLLLFGYAINSDPRDLPTAVLVQDHGPMARSALSALAHNGYFKIVREAASPEELDQAIARGEVQFALTIPADFTRRVVRGDDAQILVEADASDPAATGGAIAALANLPRTALSRDLVGAAGRRDEDPFEVVIHRRYNPEAITAYNIVPGLLGVVLSLTLVMMTSLGMTREYERGTMESLLATPAKPIEVMIGKLSPYVVVGLIQTVVILVLARVLFSVPMAGGWDALALGVVLFILGSLSLGFLISTVARNQLQAVQMSFFYILPSILLSGFMFPFRGMPAWAQALGSVIPVTHFLRVVRGSLLKGLGLVDLWTSLAALAVFVVAIAAAAMSRYRRTLD, from the coding sequence ATGGACGCCAAGCCTTCCGATCCGGCGGCGCCCGTCGATCGCGGCCTGTCGCTGAACCGCATCCTGGCGGTGCTGACCAAGGAGTTCATCCAGCTCACCCGCGACCGGCTGACCTATGCGATGATCCTGGTCATGCCGATCGTCCAGCTGCTGCTGTTCGGCTACGCCATCAACAGCGACCCGCGCGACCTGCCCACGGCGGTGCTGGTGCAGGACCATGGACCGATGGCCCGCTCGGCGCTCTCGGCCCTGGCCCACAACGGCTATTTCAAGATCGTCCGCGAGGCCGCCTCGCCCGAGGAACTGGACCAGGCCATCGCCCGGGGCGAGGTGCAGTTCGCCCTGACCATCCCCGCCGACTTCACGCGGCGCGTGGTGCGCGGCGACGACGCCCAGATCCTGGTCGAGGCCGACGCGTCCGACCCCGCCGCCACCGGCGGAGCTATCGCCGCACTGGCCAACCTTCCGCGCACGGCGCTTTCCCGCGACCTCGTGGGGGCCGCCGGGCGACGGGACGAGGACCCGTTCGAGGTGGTGATCCACCGACGCTACAATCCCGAGGCCATCACCGCCTACAACATCGTGCCCGGCCTGCTGGGCGTGGTGCTGTCCCTGACCCTGGTGATGATGACCTCGCTGGGCATGACCCGCGAATATGAGCGCGGCACCATGGAGAGCCTGCTGGCCACCCCGGCCAAGCCGATCGAGGTGATGATCGGCAAGCTGTCGCCCTATGTGGTGGTCGGCCTGATCCAGACGGTGGTGATCCTGGTCCTGGCGCGGGTGCTGTTCTCGGTGCCGATGGCCGGCGGCTGGGACGCTCTGGCTCTGGGGGTGGTGCTGTTCATCCTCGGGTCGCTGTCGCTGGGCTTCCTGATCTCCACCGTGGCCCGCAACCAGCTGCAGGCCGTGCAGATGTCATTCTTTTACATTCTGCCGTCGATCCTGCTTTCGGGCTTCATGTTCCCGTTCCGGGGCATGCCGGCCTGGGCCCAGGCCCTGGGCAGCGTGATTCCCGTGACCCATTTTCTGAGGGTGGTGCGGGGGTCTTTACTTAAAGGACTGGGGCTTGTGGACCTGTGGACAAGTCTTGCCGCCCTGGCGGTATTTGTCGTGGCGATCGCCGCCGCCGCCATGTCGCGCTACCGCAGGACGCTCGACTGA
- a CDS encoding TetR/AcrR family transcriptional regulator: MQTGQPKWRRRSEARPGEIIAAALEVFSEKGFAAARLDDIAARAGVSKGALYLYFETKQDLFRAVVRETIVPNLATVAGFIAQSPLPFGHLIRLAFARVAEVITEGRLGAVAKMVIGESRNFPELAKVWHEDVVSVMLGAISAAVAAAQARGEVRPGDPQLYVFSLAGPLLLGVLWREVFVPVGVKPIDLKALLAQHAEVVLQGMLVKPEEGA, translated from the coding sequence ATGCAGACCGGCCAGCCCAAGTGGCGACGACGCAGCGAGGCCCGGCCCGGCGAGATCATCGCCGCGGCGCTGGAGGTATTCTCCGAAAAGGGCTTCGCCGCCGCGCGGCTGGACGACATCGCCGCCCGGGCCGGGGTCTCCAAGGGGGCGCTCTACCTCTATTTCGAAACCAAGCAGGACCTGTTTCGGGCGGTGGTGCGCGAGACGATCGTCCCCAACCTGGCCACCGTCGCCGGCTTCATCGCCCAGAGCCCGCTGCCGTTCGGCCACCTGATCCGCCTGGCCTTCGCCCGCGTCGCCGAGGTGATCACCGAGGGCCGGTTGGGCGCGGTGGCCAAGATGGTGATCGGCGAGTCGCGCAACTTCCCGGAGCTGGCCAAGGTCTGGCACGAGGACGTGGTCTCGGTGATGCTGGGGGCGATCAGCGCGGCGGTGGCCGCCGCCCAGGCGCGCGGCGAGGTGCGGCCCGGCGATCCCCAGCTCTACGTGTTCAGCCTCGCCGGGCCCCTGCTGCTGGGCGTGCTGTGGCGCGAAGTGTTCGTGCCGGTCGGGGTCAAGCCGATCGACCTGAAGGCCCTGCTGGCCCAGCACGCCGAGGTCGTCCTGCAGGGCATGCTGGTCAAGCCGGAGGAGGGCGCATGA
- a CDS encoding HlyD family secretion protein encodes MKPPVRIVLVVAAVGLAGFVAWRLWGPDAAHPRRLSGYVEGETLYVGASAAGPVSTVSVQRGQRVAAGQPLFALDAAQLVAARDQAASQAAAGQSQALDAAKGQRPDELAVYDAQRAAAAAALAEAQADYNRVAPLAAKGIYAPARLDQARAALKTAQANVRTVEQQRRVGTLGARPDAVRAAESQAAAARDQLAVAQSRLDQISPRAPAAARVQDVFYQPGEWVAANQPVVALLVDDRVRLRFYVPQAEVALYRPGTRIAFACDGCGAGLGARINFVSPRAEFTPPVIYSRDARDRLVFLVEALPDHPADLPPGLPVDVVPLKAAGQ; translated from the coding sequence ATGAAGCCGCCGGTCCGCATCGTCCTGGTCGTGGCCGCCGTCGGCCTGGCCGGCTTCGTCGCCTGGCGGCTCTGGGGCCCGGATGCGGCCCATCCCCGGCGGCTGTCGGGCTATGTCGAGGGCGAGACGCTTTATGTCGGCGCCTCGGCGGCCGGTCCGGTCAGCACGGTGTCGGTGCAGCGCGGCCAGCGGGTCGCCGCCGGCCAGCCGCTGTTCGCCCTGGACGCCGCCCAGTTGGTCGCCGCCCGCGACCAGGCCGCCTCCCAGGCCGCCGCCGGCCAGTCCCAGGCCCTGGACGCCGCCAAGGGCCAGCGGCCCGACGAGCTGGCGGTCTACGACGCCCAGCGCGCCGCCGCCGCCGCGGCCCTCGCCGAGGCCCAGGCCGATTACAACCGGGTCGCGCCGCTGGCCGCCAAGGGCATCTACGCCCCCGCCCGCCTCGACCAGGCGCGCGCCGCCCTGAAGACCGCTCAAGCCAATGTCCGCACCGTCGAGCAGCAGCGTCGGGTCGGGACCCTGGGCGCGCGGCCCGACGCCGTCCGCGCCGCCGAAAGCCAGGCCGCGGCGGCCCGCGACCAGCTGGCGGTCGCCCAGAGCCGCCTGGACCAGATCAGCCCCAGGGCCCCGGCCGCCGCCCGGGTGCAGGACGTCTTCTACCAGCCCGGCGAGTGGGTGGCGGCCAACCAGCCGGTGGTGGCCCTGCTGGTCGACGACCGGGTGCGCCTGCGCTTCTACGTGCCTCAGGCCGAGGTCGCGCTCTATCGCCCGGGCACGCGGATCGCCTTCGCCTGCGACGGCTGCGGGGCGGGCCTCGGCGCACGGATCAATTTCGTCAGTCCCCGGGCGGAGTTCACCCCGCCGGTGATCTACAGCCGCGACGCCCGCGACCGGCTGGTGTTCCTGGTCGAGGCCCTGCCGGACCATCCGGCCGACCTGCCGCCCGGCCTGCCGGTCGACGTGGTCCCGCTGAAGGCGGCGGGCCAGTGA